The nucleotide window TTCTGCTGCCAGCCCACGTTTACCGTCAGTCGGCTTTGGCCCAGGATAAAGTTGTTGTCGGTACCGATGCGCAGGTGGTTAACCTGCTGCTGGGGCACGTCCAGGTCATAGCCGCGCAGGTCCTGGTCGGTTACGGCCCGCTCGTCGGCGTATTGGCCGCCCACGTTCACCAGCTTCAGAAACCGGCCCGTTTCCTCGTCCCGCTCGCCTTCCACCAGACCCAGCTGCTGGTTAAAGGAGTTGAAGGTCAGGTGGGAGTAGCCCCAGCTTTTGTTCAGGCCCACGTAGCCGTTGCCATCCAGCTCCCGAAAGCCGGAGTTATACACGCGGCCGTCGTAGCGGTTGCGGTAGGCGCCGGCTATTTTGCCGCTGCCCCGCACCAGCCAGTTGAAGCCATTCAGGTTGCCGGCATTCATCAGCGAATAGCCCTGCAGGTGGTTGTTGGTTTGGTAATTGGCCGCCACCGAGCCCAGCACTTTGCCTTCCTCCACTGGGTCGGGGGCCAGGAAGTTGACTACCCCAGCCATGCCGTCGGAGCCGTACAGCAAGCTGCCGGGGCCCTTGATAATCTCGGCCCGGTCGATGGCGTACTCGTCGATTTCGATGCCGTGCTCGTCGCCCCACTGCTGGCCTTCCTGCTTGGCCCCGTTGTTCAGGGTAATAACCCGATTCGAGCCCAGCCCCCGGATTACGGGCTTGCTGATGGCCGCCCCGGTCGTAATCTGGGCCAGGCCGGGCGTGTGGGCAATGGCGTCAATGGCGTTGGTCGAAGCGGCCTGGTTGAGCTGGTTGCGGTCCACGACGGTGGTAGGCACCGGGGAGCGGCGCATTTCCGTGGAAGCCGACACGCC belongs to Hymenobacter cellulosilyticus and includes:
- a CDS encoding TonB-dependent receptor, whose amino-acid sequence is MSSSSWAPGLLLFAFSGTVLAQTPPPVSSTPATPATRAARVPAVPTTGRVLDAATNEPLPGATVVFPDLRQATTSGPDGSFRLPNLPKGRFLMQVRFIGYNTFVKTVDTGTGQPLDVTLATAATEIGQIVVTGVSASTEMRRSPVPTTVVDRNQLNQAASTNAIDAIAHTPGLAQITTGAAISKPVIRGLGSNRVITLNNGAKQEGQQWGDEHGIEIDEYAIDRAEIIKGPGSLLYGSDGMAGVVNFLAPDPVEEGKVLGSVAANYQTNNHLQGYSLMNAGNLNGFNWLVRGSGKIAGAYRNRYDGRVYNSGFRELDGNGYVGLNKSWGYSHLTFNSFNQQLGLVEGERDEETGRFLKLVNVGGQYADERAVTDQDLRGYDLDVPQQQVNHLRIGTDNNFILGQSRLTVNVGWQQNLRREFGDVLAPRTLPCSSSSAPSTTPPATFCPK